Below is a window of Streptomyces sp. NBC_01429 DNA.
CCGCGGTGACTCTGTCACCAGGTCTGTAACCAAGGGAACACCCCGTGTGCACGTGCATTTGCTCATGCATCAGCACATGAAACACAGCTATGATCCGAGACAGTTGACACCTGCACCTTGCAACTCGGGGAGCGTCCTGTGCACCACGTGTACAACGGCATGGCGGCCACAGAGCTTCACGGAGTCGTCTGGCAGAAGAGCAGGCACAGCAACTCCCAGGGATCCTGCGTGGAGTTCGCCAAGCTGCCGGGCGGGGAAGTGGCGGTACGCAATTCACGCCACCCCGAGGGACCGGCGCTCGTGTACACCCCTGCCGAGATCGAGTCCATGCTGATCGGCGCGAAGGCAGGGGAGTTCGACCACCTGATATCGGCCACCTGACGGCTGCGGCGGCAGCGCGTCAGGTGGCTCTGGTCACAGGTGTTTTCGGCCAACCTTCGGTCGACAGGCTTGATCCGGCCGTCGACCGTGCCCCGGGAACCCGCTCGTCAGTCCTTTTCCAGCCGGAACAGCGCCCAGACCACCTTGCCGTGCAGTGATCCGGCCAGCGGGTGCCATCCCCAGGTGTCGCTGAACGACTCCACCAGGAACAGCCCGCGCCCCGATTCGGCCGAGCAGTCCTCGTCCGTCCGGCGCGCCGCCGGGCTCGCGTGGCTCGGGTCCCGTACCGCGCAGACGAGCCGCGACGACCAGCGCATCAGATGCAGCCGGACCGGGGGCTCGTGCGGCTCGCGCGGGGTGTCGGCGGGCAGCGCGTGCCGCAGCGCGTTGGTGACGAGTTCCGAGACGACCAGCGCGACATCGTCGAAGCGCTCGCTCAGCTCCCACTGGGACAGCGTGGTCCTGGTGAACTGGCGTGCCCCGCGCACCGCCTCGTAGCGGGCGGGCAGGGCACACGAAGCCGAACCGGCCGCTCCAGCGAGGTCGGTGGGAGGAAGCCCCTGCCTTAAAGGCCAGAGCATGGTCGATCCATTCATCCCCATGCGAGGCACTCCCGGGATTCGCGGCCGTAGCGATACTGCGGTGGTCCAGCGTCACAACACGTCAATCACGAACGAGCACGCAGGTGCGCGGGGCCCATGGTTCCGAATGCGCACGGCAGATGCAAGGGCAGATGCACGTGCACGCGCCGGACTTCACCGTTCCCGTACCGGTTCAGTATCTTTTCTCCTCGTGACCAGTTTTGCCCTCTCCGCAAAGCCTTCTTATTTCCGTAATCGAATGAGTACGGGCTGAAGCGTTTTGATGGCAGAATCCGGCACTTGGAGTTCGGGGGTGCTCCAGGGAGAACCACATGTGATGGGGAGGGTTGGAGACGTGACCGCAGCCGAATCGGGCGGTTCCGTGGTGCGGCGCATCCTGCTGGGCTCACAACTGAGGCGGCTGCGCGAGACGCGCGGCATCACCCGTGAAGCCGCCGGCTACTCGATCCGCGCTTCCGAGTCCAAGATCAGCCGTATGGAGTTGGGACGGGTGAGCTTCAAGGCCAGAGACATCGAGGACCTGCTGACCCTCTACGGGGTGGCCGACGAGGGCGAGCGCGCTGCCCTGCTCGGTCTCGCCCGGGAGGCCAATGTCGCGGGATGGTGGCACAGCTTCGGCGATGTGCTGCCCGGCTGGTTCCAGACGTACATCGGTCTGGAGGGCGCCGCCTCCTTGATCCGCATCTACGAGGTGCAGTTCGTGCACGGACTGCTCCAGACAGAGGCGTACGCGCACGCCGTCGTCACCCGCGGCCAGCCCGACGCCCCCTGCGCCGAGGTCGAGCGCCGGGTCGCCCTGCGGCTGGAGCGGCAGAAGGTCCTCGTCTCCGAACGCGCCCCGCGCTTCCACGCCATCCTCGACGAGGCGGCGCTGCGCCGCCCGTACGGCGACCGTGCCGTCATGCAGGGCCAGCTGAGGCATCTGATCGAGATCTCGGAGCAGCCGAACATCACCCTTCAGGTGATGCCGTTCAGCTTCGGCGGGCACGCGGGCGAGAGCGGCGCGTTCACGATGCTGAGCTTCCCCGAGTCGGATCTCTCGGACGTCGTCTTCCTGGAACAGCTGACCAGCGCGCTCTATCTGGACAAGGGCGAGGAGGTCGGCCAGTACGAACGGGTGATGGCGCGGCTCCAGGAGGACAGCCCCGGACCGGAGGAGAGCCGAGATGTCCTGCGCGGACTGCTCCAATTGATCTGAGGCATCAGTACGATGACACCACATCAGGAGTTTGCGCCTGTAGCACCCGCAGTAAGGGATCGCATGTCCTACTTCACCGACCTGGCCCATCAGTACATCGACGGCGAGTGGCGGACCGGCAGCGGCTCGTGGGACATCATCGACTTCAACCCGTACAACGGGGAGAAGCTCGCCGCCATCACGGTCGCCACGGCCGGTGAGGTGGACGAGGCGTACCGCGCGGCCGAGCGCGCGCAGCCCGGCTGGGCCGCGACCAACCCGTACGCCCGCAGGACCGTTCTCGAACGGGTGCTGCGGCTGGTCGAGGAGCGCACCGACGACATCGTCGAGGCGATCATCGACGAGCTGGGCGGTACCCGCACCAAGGCGGTGTACGAGGTGGCCGCCGCCGGTGAGTTCCTGCGCGAGGCCGTCCGGCTCGCGCTGCGCTCCGAGGGCCGGATCCTGCCCTCCCCGGTCGACGGCAGGGAGAACCGCGTCCACCGGCTGCCGGTCGGTGTCGTCGGGGTGATCAGCCCCTTCAACTTCCCGTTCCTGGTGACGCTCAAGTCGGTGGCGCCCGCGCTGGCGCTGGGCAACGCCGTGGTGGTCAAGCCCAATCAGAACGCGCCGGTGACCGGCGGCGGACTCATAGCCAGGCTCTTCGAGGACGCGGGGCTGCCGGCCGGACTGCTCAACGTGGTGGTCACGGACATCGCGGAGATCGGTGACGCGCTGATCGAGCACCCCGTCCCGAAGGTGATCTCCTTCGCGGGCTCCGACCGGGTGGGCCGCCATGTCGGGGCGGTCGCCGGCGGCCACTTCAAGCGGGCCCTGCTGCAACTGAGCGGCAACAGCGCGCTGGTGGTGCTGGACGACCTCGACGAGGCGGGGATCGACTACGCGGTGGACGCGGCGGTCTTCAGCCGCTTCTTCTACCAGGGCCAGATCTGTATGGCCGCCAACCGCGTCCTGGTGGACCGTGCCGTGGAGCGGGAGTTCACCGAGAAGTTCGTGGCGAAGGTGGCGGCGCTCAGGACCGGCGACCCGCGCGATCCCGAGACCCAGATCGGCCCGGTCATCAACAGCTCCCACGCGGACGCCCTGACCGCGCTGGTGGACCAGGCCCTCGCGGAGGGCGCGACCGCGCTCGTACGGGGCAACACCCGCGGCAACCTCGTGGAGCCGACCGTACTGACCGGTCTCGCGCCGGACTCCCCGCTCATGCGGCAGGAGATCTTCGGCCCCGTGGTGCTGCTGGTCCCGTTCGACGGCGAGGACGAGGCGGTACGGCTCGCCAACGACACTCCGTACGGACTGAGCGGCGCCGTCCACACCGCGCGGGTCGAGCGGGGCGTGGCGTTCGCCGACCGGATCGTCGCCGGCATGATGCACGTCAACGACGCGACCGTGCGGGACGAGCCGATGGTGGCCTTCGGCGGCGAGAACGCCTCGGGCCTGGGCCGGCTCAACGGGGACTCGGCGCTGGAGGCGTTCACCACGCAGAAGTGGATCTCGGTGCAGCACGGCCGTACGGAGTTCCCTCTGTAGGGCTCGGTTCACCGCCGGGCGGACGGCGCCGCTTCCAGGGCAGGCCCTAGCCTGGAGGGATGTCAGCGATCCGTCTGCTCGTGCTCAGCGCGGTCCGCCAGCGCGGGCGTGCCCACGGCTATCAGGTCAGGGGCGACCTGGAGTACTGGGGCGCCCACGAGTGGTCCAACGCCAAGCCGGGCTCGATCTACCACGCGCTGAAGCAGCTGGCGAAGCAGGGACTCCTGCTGGCGCACGAGGTCGCGCCGAGCACGGTCGGCGGTCCGCCGCGCACCGAGTACGAGCTGACCGAGGCCGGCCGCGAGGAGTACCTCCGGCTGGTGCGCGCCGCGCTGACCACGTACGACCAGAAGATGGACGTGCTCTCCGCGGGCATCGGCGCCATCGTCGACCTGCCGCGCGCCGAGGCCGTGGAGCTGCTCGGGGAGCGGGTGCGCGCGATCGAGGCGTGGCGGGCCGAGGTGACCGAGCACTACGTACCGGAGGACGGGCCCGAGCAGTTGGGCCACATCGGCGAGATCATGAATCTGTGGGTCCACTCGGCGGACGCGGGCGCGCAGTGGACGCGCGGCCTGATCAAGCGCGTCGAGGGCGGGGCCTACACCTTCGCGGGGGAGGGCGAGCCCTTCGTGGCGGTGCTCGCCGACGACGAGAAGAACCCGTACGCGACGGGAACGCCCCACCCGGGCGACCGCCGCTGATCAGGCGCGTGCACCGGATCGTCAGTGGTGAAAGGCCGTCGCGGCCGACTTGTCGCGGTCCAGCGGGCGTTCCTGGCGGCGCAGCTCCGGCAGTACCCGCTCCAGGTCAGCGATGAGCAGCGCGGCCAGATCCGCCGAGAAGCCGTTGCGGCAGACGATCCGCAGGACGGAGAGGTCCTGACGGTTCGCCGGGAAGGTGTAGGCGGGCACCAGCCAGCCCTGTTCGCGCAGCCGCCGCGAGACGTCGAAGACATCGAAGTTCGTCACGCCGGGGGCGGTCGTGAAGGCGAACACGGGCAGCTCGGTGCCCCGGGTGAGCAGCCGGAAATCGCCCAGCGCCTCGATCCGTTCGGCCAGCCTCGTGGCGATGTCGCGGGCGGTCTGCTGGACGGCCCGGTAACCGTCCCTGCCCAGCCGCAGGAACGTGTAGTACTGCGCGACCACCTGCGCGCCCGGCCGGGAGAAGTTCAGCGCGAAGGTGGGCATGTCGCCGCCCAGGTAGTTCACCCGGAAGACCAGCTCCTCGGGGAGTTCGGCGGGGGAGCGCCACAGCGCCCAGCCGACGCCCGGGTAGACCAGCCCGTACTTGTGCCCCGAGGTGTTGATCGAGGAGACGCGCGGCAGCCGGAAGTCCCAGACGAGGTCCTCGTCGAGGAACGGCGCGATCATCGCGCCGGAGGCGCCGTCGACGTGGACGGGCACATCGAGCCCCGTACGCTCCTGGAGCGCGTCCAGCACGGCGCACAGCTCGGCGACCGGTTCGTAGGAGCCGTCGAAGGTGGAGCCGAGGACTGCCACGACGCCGATGGTGTTCTCGTCGCAGAGGTCCGCCGCCGCCCGGGGATCGAGATGGAAGCGGTCGCCGTCCATGGGCACCTGGCGCGCCTCCACCTCCCAGAAGGCGCAGAACTTCTCCCAGCAGACCTGGACGTTGACGCCCATCACGAGATTCGGTTTGGCGCTGCCCGGATAGCGGGCGGAATTGCGGGTGGCCCAGCGCCGCTTGAGCGCCATCCCGGCGAGCATGCACGCCTCGCTCGACCCGGTGGTCGAACACCCGACGGCCGTCGAGGGGTCGGGGGCGTTCCAGAGCGCGGCGAGCATCGCCACACAGCGCCGCTCCAGCTCGGCCGTACGGGGGTACTCGTCCTTGTCGATCATGTTCTTGTCCCGGCACTCCGCCATCAGCGCCGTCGCCTGCGGCTCCATCCAGGTGGTGACGAAGGTGGCCAGGTTGAGCCGTGAGTTCCCGTCGAGCATCAGCTCGTCGTGGACCAGCTGATAGGCCGTGGCGGGCGGCGTGGGACCGTCGGGCAGCCGGTGCGTGGGCGGCGCCGAGGTCATCTCGCCCACCGGGTCCGCCTCCCCGTAGAACGGGTTCAGCGACAGCCTGCGCAGCTCGGCCCGCTCCTCCTCGGGCACCTTCGCCGCCCGGTCCGTGCCTCGGTGGAGTGACATCGGCTGGTCTCCTCGCGCTGGTACGGCGGGGCACGGCGCCCCCGTGGCGAGAATACGGACGTACCGGGCACAGCGCCCGTCGGGTGGTGCCGGTGCCTTCCGGGGCGCCGGGGGTCACCGCAGCGCCGTGCCGTACTCGCGCAACTGCATCCGGGGGCGGCCGGTGACCAGCAGCCAGGCCGGCAGGGTGGCCACGCAGAGCAGCGGGAGGACGTTCGGGTCCGCGACCAGGACCGCAGCGGTGAACAGGCTCAGCCACCCCTGCCGGGTGACCGCGAGCAGCACCCCGAGGACGCCGCAGACCACCGCGAGCGTGGGCTGGGCGGCCGGGACGAGCGCGTGGGCGCACAGGCCGAGGGCGACGCCGACGAAGACGGCCGGGAAGATCCGGCCGCCGCGGAAGCCGCAGGCGGCGGCGGTCAGCAGGGCGGCCAGCTTCACCACGGCCATCAGGGCGAACGAGCCGGCCGACCAGCCGTCGGGGCGCTCCGCCAGGGTCCTGGCCTCCGACAGCCCCTTGAAGAGCGTCAGATGCCCGCCCAGCGCCCCCAGCAGGCCGAGCACGAGACCGCCCGCCGTGAGCGCGAGGACGGGATGCCGCAGCCGCCGGAAGAGGGCGTGGACGTACGGGAACGCGTAGACGGCCGCCATTGCGAGCGCCGCCGCGAGCGGGGCGATCACCAGGGCCGTCAGCAGGTCGCCCCAGTGGGTCCCGGGGTACTTCGGCAGGCCGAGGTCGAAGGTCGGCCGGGCGATCAGCACCGTGGTCAGCCCGCCCGCGCCGGCGGCGATCAGCGGCCCGAACAGCTTGTCCCACAGCGTGCCGGGCCCCGGCCGCGCGGCCATGGTCTCCGTCAGGATCAGCGCGGCGGCCACGGGGGTGCCGAACAGCGCCCCGATCGTGCCCGCCGCGCCGAGCCCCACCCACAGCGCGGCCGGCGCCCCGGGCGCCGCCCTGCGGCCCAGCCAGTAGGCGAGCGCGATATTGGCCGCCGTGATCGGGTTCTCCGGACCGAGACTCACCCCGCCGGCCAGGGCCAGTACGGTGACCACCAGCAGCCCCGGCACCACCCCGGCCGGCATCGGCGCGTCGACGAGCCCGGTGGTCGCCGGATCCGGCCCGGCGTGTCCGTGCACCTGCCGTACGACGATCCCCACCGTGAGGCCGGTGGCCGTCAGCATGACGATGATCCACAGCGCGGAGTAGCGCCCCACCCCGAGCGCGTCCGGCAGCGTCCCCCACAGCACGTCCTCGAACCGCTCGGCGACCACGCTCACCCCGAGCAGCACCAGCGCCGAGGCCACTCCCACCAGCAGCGCGGGCGCGACCAGCGGCAGCAGGGCGCGCGCGGAGGGCGCGGGGGCGGGCGGGGCGGACGGAGCGTCGGCATTCACGCACTCAACGTAACCGCACGGCCGGGCTCGCACCTCACGTCACGGGAGGCCGCGGGCCGGCACCCGGTACCGGCGCTCGCGGCCCGCCGCGGCGCGTAAGGGACAGGGGCGCCGATACGGGTACGGGGCGGGTCGCGGCGGGGTGGAGGAGCGGGCCGGAGGCGGGATACCGGGGCGGGGTGGAACCTGGAGGTGCGGACAGGCGTTGATAGCTTGTGCGCGGCCGACCACGCCGATTCGACGATCGACCGACCAACGACTCAGGAGTCCGGAACCCGTGACCACCCTTGCGCTCGGCCCCAGCTGGCTGGACCCGGACTATCTGATCGGGACCTTCGGGCTGATCGGTGTCCTGGTCATCGTCTTCGCTGAGTCCGGTCTCCTCATCGGCTTCTTCCTGCCGGGCGACTCGCTGCTCTTCACCACCGGCCTGCTGGTGACGGCGGGCACGCTCAAGTCCCCGCTCTGGCTGGTCTGCCTGCTGGTCGTGCTCGCGGCGATCGCCGGTGACCAGGTCGGCTATCTCTTCGGCCGCAAGGTCGGGCCCTCGCTCTTCCGGCGGCCGGACTCCAAGCTGTTCAAGCAGGAGAACGTGGAGAAGGCCCACGAGTTCTTCGAGAAGCACGGTCCCAAGTCGCTGGTCCTGGCCCGCTTCGTCCCCGTGATCCGCACGTTCACGCCGATCATCGCCGGTGTGAGCCGGATGAACTACCGCTCGTTCATCACCTTCAACATCATCGGCGGCGTGCTCTGGGGCGCCGGGGTCACGCTGCTGGGCGCCGCGCTCGGCAAGATCGACTTCGTGCACGAGCACATCGAGATGATCCTCATCCTGATCGTGCTGATCTCGGTGCTGCCGATCGTGATCGAGTTCCTGCGGGCGCGCTCGAAGTCGAAGAAGGCCGCCGCGCGGGAGCCCGGCGTCGACGACGGCCTGGTCGGCCCCGGTACGGCGGCGACGGACGCGTTCCCGGCGGCGTACGGAGCCCCGGTGGCCCCCGGTGCCCCGGCCCCCGGCACGCCCGGCGCTGAGACGATGCGGTTCCCGAAGATCCCGGCGGGGACGTCCGGCCCGCAGGGCGGCGGTCAGAGCGGCGGCCAGGGCGGCGGTCAGCAGGCCCCCCACCCGTACCAGGTTCCCGGCGGCCACCAGGCCCCCGGTGCCGGTCAGGCCCCCGGCCCGTACCAGCCGCCCGGCGGCCGGCAGACCCCCAACCCGTACCAGACCCCGGGCGGTTACCAGACCCCCGGTGGCTACCCGGAGCAGCAGCAGGGCGGTTACCCGGCTCCCGGCGGCCAGCAGGGGCAGCAGGGCCAGCAGGGCCAGCAGGGCGGCTATCAGGGCTCCGGCGGGTACCAGACCCCCAACCCGTACCAGGGGACCCCCAACCCGTACCAGGAGCCCGGCGGCTACCAGGAGCCGAACGCCTACCAGGACCCGAACG
It encodes the following:
- a CDS encoding DUF397 domain-containing protein, producing the protein MHHVYNGMAATELHGVVWQKSRHSNSQGSCVEFAKLPGGEVAVRNSRHPEGPALVYTPAEIESMLIGAKAGEFDHLISAT
- a CDS encoding ATP-binding protein — translated: MGMNGSTMLWPLRQGLPPTDLAGAAGSASCALPARYEAVRGARQFTRTTLSQWELSERFDDVALVVSELVTNALRHALPADTPREPHEPPVRLHLMRWSSRLVCAVRDPSHASPAARRTDEDCSAESGRGLFLVESFSDTWGWHPLAGSLHGKVVWALFRLEKD
- a CDS encoding helix-turn-helix domain-containing protein: MGRVGDVTAAESGGSVVRRILLGSQLRRLRETRGITREAAGYSIRASESKISRMELGRVSFKARDIEDLLTLYGVADEGERAALLGLAREANVAGWWHSFGDVLPGWFQTYIGLEGAASLIRIYEVQFVHGLLQTEAYAHAVVTRGQPDAPCAEVERRVALRLERQKVLVSERAPRFHAILDEAALRRPYGDRAVMQGQLRHLIEISEQPNITLQVMPFSFGGHAGESGAFTMLSFPESDLSDVVFLEQLTSALYLDKGEEVGQYERVMARLQEDSPGPEESRDVLRGLLQLI
- a CDS encoding aldehyde dehydrogenase family protein, producing MSYFTDLAHQYIDGEWRTGSGSWDIIDFNPYNGEKLAAITVATAGEVDEAYRAAERAQPGWAATNPYARRTVLERVLRLVEERTDDIVEAIIDELGGTRTKAVYEVAAAGEFLREAVRLALRSEGRILPSPVDGRENRVHRLPVGVVGVISPFNFPFLVTLKSVAPALALGNAVVVKPNQNAPVTGGGLIARLFEDAGLPAGLLNVVVTDIAEIGDALIEHPVPKVISFAGSDRVGRHVGAVAGGHFKRALLQLSGNSALVVLDDLDEAGIDYAVDAAVFSRFFYQGQICMAANRVLVDRAVEREFTEKFVAKVAALRTGDPRDPETQIGPVINSSHADALTALVDQALAEGATALVRGNTRGNLVEPTVLTGLAPDSPLMRQEIFGPVVLLVPFDGEDEAVRLANDTPYGLSGAVHTARVERGVAFADRIVAGMMHVNDATVRDEPMVAFGGENASGLGRLNGDSALEAFTTQKWISVQHGRTEFPL
- a CDS encoding PadR family transcriptional regulator, whose product is MSAIRLLVLSAVRQRGRAHGYQVRGDLEYWGAHEWSNAKPGSIYHALKQLAKQGLLLAHEVAPSTVGGPPRTEYELTEAGREEYLRLVRAALTTYDQKMDVLSAGIGAIVDLPRAEAVELLGERVRAIEAWRAEVTEHYVPEDGPEQLGHIGEIMNLWVHSADAGAQWTRGLIKRVEGGAYTFAGEGEPFVAVLADDEKNPYATGTPHPGDRR
- a CDS encoding glutamate decarboxylase, translating into MSLHRGTDRAAKVPEEERAELRRLSLNPFYGEADPVGEMTSAPPTHRLPDGPTPPATAYQLVHDELMLDGNSRLNLATFVTTWMEPQATALMAECRDKNMIDKDEYPRTAELERRCVAMLAALWNAPDPSTAVGCSTTGSSEACMLAGMALKRRWATRNSARYPGSAKPNLVMGVNVQVCWEKFCAFWEVEARQVPMDGDRFHLDPRAAADLCDENTIGVVAVLGSTFDGSYEPVAELCAVLDALQERTGLDVPVHVDGASGAMIAPFLDEDLVWDFRLPRVSSINTSGHKYGLVYPGVGWALWRSPAELPEELVFRVNYLGGDMPTFALNFSRPGAQVVAQYYTFLRLGRDGYRAVQQTARDIATRLAERIEALGDFRLLTRGTELPVFAFTTAPGVTNFDVFDVSRRLREQGWLVPAYTFPANRQDLSVLRIVCRNGFSADLAALLIADLERVLPELRRQERPLDRDKSAATAFHH
- a CDS encoding ion channel protein, with the translated sequence MNADAPSAPPAPAPSARALLPLVAPALLVGVASALVLLGVSVVAERFEDVLWGTLPDALGVGRYSALWIIVMLTATGLTVGIVVRQVHGHAGPDPATTGLVDAPMPAGVVPGLLVVTVLALAGGVSLGPENPITAANIALAYWLGRRAAPGAPAALWVGLGAAGTIGALFGTPVAAALILTETMAARPGPGTLWDKLFGPLIAAGAGGLTTVLIARPTFDLGLPKYPGTHWGDLLTALVIAPLAAALAMAAVYAFPYVHALFRRLRHPVLALTAGGLVLGLLGALGGHLTLFKGLSEARTLAERPDGWSAGSFALMAVVKLAALLTAAACGFRGGRIFPAVFVGVALGLCAHALVPAAQPTLAVVCGVLGVLLAVTRQGWLSLFTAAVLVADPNVLPLLCVATLPAWLLVTGRPRMQLREYGTALR
- a CDS encoding DedA family protein, with the protein product MTTLALGPSWLDPDYLIGTFGLIGVLVIVFAESGLLIGFFLPGDSLLFTTGLLVTAGTLKSPLWLVCLLVVLAAIAGDQVGYLFGRKVGPSLFRRPDSKLFKQENVEKAHEFFEKHGPKSLVLARFVPVIRTFTPIIAGVSRMNYRSFITFNIIGGVLWGAGVTLLGAALGKIDFVHEHIEMILILIVLISVLPIVIEFLRARSKSKKAAAREPGVDDGLVGPGTAATDAFPAAYGAPVAPGAPAPGTPGAETMRFPKIPAGTSGPQGGGQSGGQGGGQQAPHPYQVPGGHQAPGAGQAPGPYQPPGGRQTPNPYQTPGGYQTPGGYPEQQQGGYPAPGGQQGQQGQQGQQGGYQGSGGYQTPNPYQGTPNPYQEPGGYQEPNAYQDPNAYRDPNGYQGPGGYQAPGPYQAPHGPHTHQGPAAPDDSPDGPGDPHGRHARY